The Corylus avellana chromosome ca11, CavTom2PMs-1.0 genome contains the following window.
gaaaataagttaATATACGtattttttgttcaagtttttcttatgttttctCCTTTGTTTAATGCTGGCAGGTTCTCAATGGAACGGACATCGTATTATAATAATGCCAGATTTTTAGCGGcgtcattttcttttaaacgTCGTAATTTCCTTTCATCTATACTCTCCATACACTTGAACATCATTCCGCTATTATTTTTCTGTAGAGTCTTGAAAAATACATTAATTGGGAACTGCCGTACTTCACTTATCGAagaacttttgtttttgttttctactcCACTTGCTGAAATCTTACAAAAGCAGCCAAAgggattgaaaatttgaaacattgggatgaaattgcaaattttgatATTCTGAGATTTACGTTGCAAAACTTGTgaccctttttaatttttatttttaatttttttaatagaatggTCCAATGGAGTTGCTTTACTTGATTTTAGTAAGAGTATCATTTTGCCTTTCCC
Protein-coding sequences here:
- the LOC132165595 gene encoding uncharacterized protein LOC132165595 isoform X1, with the protein product MKCSILKFENLSVHNRAFMAWNVALCLFLYDVPMYKLCMEARRIRPFRFSMERTSYYNNARFLAASFSFKRRNFLSSILSIHLNIIPLLFFCRVLKNTLIGNCRTSLIEELLFLFSTPLAEILQKQPKGLKI
- the LOC132165595 gene encoding uncharacterized protein LOC132165595 isoform X2 — translated: MRAIISTGKSCGMRINMAWNVALCLFLYDVPMYKLCMEARRIRPFRFSMERTSYYNNARFLAASFSFKRRNFLSSILSIHLNIIPLLFFCRVLKNTLIGNCRTSLIEELLFLFSTPLAEILQKQPKGLKI